In Saccharomyces eubayanus strain FM1318 chromosome XIII, whole genome shotgun sequence, one DNA window encodes the following:
- the MRE11 gene encoding MRX complex nuclease subunit: MEYPDPDTIRILVTTDNHVGYNENDPITGDDSWKTFHEVMMLAKNNNVDMVLQSGDLFHVNKPSKKSLYQVLKSLRLSCMGDKPCELELLSDPSQVFHYDEFTNVNYEDPNFNISIPVFGISGNHDDASGDSLLCPMDILHATGLINHFGKVIESDKIKIVPLLFQKGSTKLALYGLAAVRDERLFRTFKDGGVTFEVPTMREGEWFNLMCVHQNHTGHTNTAFLPEQFLPDFLDLVIWGHEHECIPNLVHNPMKGFDVLQPGSSVATSLCEAEAQPKYVFILEIKYGEAPKMTPIPLETIRTFKMRSISLQDVPHLRPHDKDVTSKYLIEQVEEMIEEANEETKRKLGDDADGDMISELPKPLIRLRVDYSAPPNKQSPIDYQVENPRRFSNRFVGRVANGNNVVQFYKRRSPATRSKNLGLNGTNISDRDVEKLLNESGGELEVQTLVNDLLNKMQLSLLPEVGLNEAVKKFVDKDEKTALKEFISHEISNEVDILSTNNEFLQTEDTEEMKALIKQVKRANSVRPATPMENDEASLSLDNNRLSSFQPSNELRRDKPSSTAQSHVSKEAEVDRTKEFESVKPTKKTRSTRTVRRKKTAAPSDSIVISDAENEFEDDNDARVDDVDVDEDDIIMVSTDEEDASYGLISGRKTKRKSRSPAGTKASSTRGKGRAKATRTPKTDILGSLLAKKRK, translated from the coding sequence ATGGAGTATCCTGATCCAGATACAATAAGGATCCTAGTCACCACCGACAATCATGTGGGCTACAACGAAAACGATCCCATTACAGGTGACGATTCCTGGAAAACTTTCCATGAAGTTATGATGCTAGCTAAGAACAACAACGTAGACATGGTCTTACAGTCAGGGGACCTTTTCCATGTAAATAAGCCTTCCAAGAAATCACTGTATCAAGTGCTAAAGAGTTTGAGATTATCTTGCATGGGTGACAAACCTTGCGAACTGGAATTATTGAGCGATCCCTCCCAAGTTTTCCATTATGACGAGTTCACCAATGTTAATTATGAAGACCCGAACTTTAATATCTCTATTCCTGTCTTTGGCATATCAGGTAATCATGATGATGCTTCGGGAGACTCACTGTTATGTCCTATGGATATACTCCATGCTACTGGCCTAATCAATCATTTTGGTAAAGTCATTGAATCtgataaaataaaaatcgTGCCATTGTTATTCCAGAAGGGGTCTACCAAGCTAGCATTGTACGGACTAGCTGCTGTTCGCGATGAAAGGTTATTCAGAACTTTTAAAGATGGTGGCGTCACTTTCGAAGTGCCAACTATGCGTGAAGGTGAATGGTTTAATTTGATGTGtgttcatcaaaatcacACTGGCCACACTAACACTGCATTTCTACCTGAACAATTTCTTCCTGATTTTCTGGATCTGGTAATATGGGGCCATGAGCATGAATGTATACCAAATCTTGTACACAATCCGATGAAGGGTTTCGATGTCTTACAACCTGGTTCATCTGTAGCCACATCTCTTTGTGAAGCTGAAGCACAACCCAAATATGTGTTCATTCTCGAAATAAAATATGGAGAGGCACCAAAAATGACTCCTATTCCTTTAGAGACTATACGTACATTCAAAATGAGATCCATTTCGTTACAAGATGTTCCTCATTTGAGACCTCATGATAAAGATGTAACTTCCAAATACCTCATCGAACAAGTGGAAGAAATGATCGAGGAAGCCAACGAGGAGACCAAGCGTAAACTTGGAGACGATGCTGATGGTGATATGATCTCCGAATTACCCAAGCCATTGATCAGATTGCGTGTTGACTATAGTGCACCTCCCAATAAACAGTCTCCAATTGATTACCAAGTTGAAAACCCGCGCAGATTTAGTAATCGCTTTGTAGGGCGTGTGGCTAATGGTAATAACGTCGTTCAGTTttataaaagaagatctCCTGCTACTAGATCGAAGAACCTCGGTCTAAATGGAACAAATATTAGTGATAGAGATGTAGAGAAACTCCTGAACGAAAGCGGTGGCGAACTGGAAGTTCAAACTTTGGTCAACGATCTCTTGAACAAAATGCAGCTATCTCTCTTACCGGAGGTTGGTTTAAATGAAGCAGTGAAGAAGTTTGtagataaagatgaaaaaacaGCATTAAAAGAATTTATCAGTCATGAAATATCAAATGAAGTGGATATATTGTCTACAAATAATGAATTTCTACAAACTGAAGATACAGAGGAGATGAAAGCGCTTATAAAACAAGTCAAACGTGCTAATTCTGTTAGGCCAGCCACTCCCATGGAAAATGACGAGGCCAGTCTTTCACTTGATAACAACCGACTGAGTTCTTTTCAACCCAGTAATGAATTACGCCGGGACAAGCCTTCAAGTACTGCTCAATCTCATGTTAGTAAGGAAGCAGAAGTAGACCGTacaaaagaatttgaaagtGTTAAaccaacaaagaaaactagGTCTACACGAACcgtaagaagaaaaaaaactgctgCTCCTTCAGACTCGATTGTTATATCCGATGCAGAAAATGAATTCgaagatgataatgatgCTCGAGTCgatgatgttgatgttgatgaagatgatataATTATGGTCAGTACTGACGAAGAGGATGCAAGTTACGGCTTGATTAGTGGtaggaaaacaaaaagaaagagccGTTCGCCTGCAGGTACGAAGGCTTCCTCCACGAGAGGTAAAGGAAGAGCAAAAGCGACAAGGACGCCAAAAACGGATATCCTTGGAAGCCTCCTTGctaaaaagaggaaatag
- the MRPL44 gene encoding mitochondrial 54S ribosomal protein mL53 MRPL44, giving the protein MITKYFSKVVVKFNPFGKEDNIGFRSSYQPRLPD; this is encoded by the exons ATGATTACCAAGTATTTCAGCAAGGTGGTTGTCAAGTTCAATCCCTTTGGCAAAGAAG ACAACATCGGTTTCCGATCTTCTTATCAGCCAAGGTTGCCAGACTAG
- the ORA1 gene encoding oxidoreductase has product MSQGRKAAERLAGKTVLITGASAGIGKATALEYLEASNGNMKLILAARRLEKLEELKKTIDEEFPNAKVHVGQLDITQAEKIKPFIENLPEAFKDIDILINNAGKALGSERVGEIDTQDIQDVFDTNVTALINITQAVLPIFQAKNSGDIVNLGSVAGRDAYPTGSIYCASKFAVGAFTDSLRKELINTKIRVILIAPGLVETEFSLVRYRGNEEQAKNVYKDTTPLMADDVADLIVYSTSRKQNTVVADSLIFPTNQASPHHIFRG; this is encoded by the coding sequence ATGTCCCAAGGTAGAAAAGCTGCAGAAAGATTGGCCGGCAAGACGGTGCTCATCACGGGCGCTTCTGCTGGTATTGGTAAGGCGACCGCGTTGGAGTATTTGGAAGCATCCAATGGAAACATGAAACTGATCTTGGCTGCAAGGAGATTGGAGAAGCTAGAGGAACTGAAGAAGACCATCGACGAGGAGTTTCCCAATGCAAAGGTCCATGTGGGTCAACTGGACATCACACAGGCTGAGAAGATCAAGCCCTTCATTGAAAACTTACCAGAGGCATTCAAGGATATCGACATTTTGATAAACAATGCCGGCAAGGCTTTGGGTTCCGAACGTGTCGGGGAAATCGACACACAGGACATTCAGGACGTGTTCGACACCAACGTCACCGCGTTGATTAACATCACGCAAGCAGTGTTGCCAATTTTCCAAGCCAAGAACTCAGGGGACATCGTGAACTTGGGCTCGGTGGCCGGCAGAGACGCATACCCCACAGGCTCCATCTACTGTGCCTCCAAGTTTGCCGTCGGTGCGTTCACTGACAGTTTGAGAAAGGAATTGATCAACACGAAGATCAGAGTCATCCTGATCGCCCCAGGGCTGGTCGAGACCGAATTCTCACTGGTTAGATACAGAGGTAACGAGGAACAAGCCAAGAACGTCTACAAGGACACCACGCCGCTGATGGCCGATGACGTGGCTGACTTAATCGTATATTCCACTtccagaaaacaaaacaccGTGGTTGCCGACAGCTTGATCTTTCCCACCAACCAAGCCTCGCCCCACCACATCTTCCGCGGTTGA
- the TAF7 gene encoding TATA-binding protein-associated factor TAF7, producing the protein MAVIRIKKPREPKQEEAALEDEPKLKRIRIKAKVNNDEDATPKPKLKISLKKKRDNIESKEKKNSLKLKLNLKKNEDVVKKVHKTPKLRLKPIRIPGEAYDSEXSDIEDDPLIETGIVLRILPDIQLEFVKNSLESGDYSGISIKWKNERHAIVTINGVMYGAIVVDLPTVIEVNKSVDRKNLLKTFDVSQMLLCVRSIQNEEEVYALEAPDTEDLVVKHFEEIEDEISENKEAFVKGYNGAPLSDAEAKHLKKIALKNYDYKHGISPPLYNVRNRRFRRKMDXNEIDYVEKVIDMLLKQDKQAEEVSYDLVDESELQTKQERVSSWENFKEEHGEPSVGPKKKEEIPTITPVAAEQQEEGEEEEDEDLDLGAAFESEEEEEEGNVADRNKRQQQEEVGDEVDQDTEGEDDEDEEDEEEEDEGDNEVAGGESESEEEKDENRQHTELLVDELNELETTLAHTRHKLGKATNPLLKSRFIDSIKKLEKEAELKRKQLQQTEESSQKQHQQPPDTEVPHNEEEDEDEDEDEEEEDEAEEEEDEEDENEEEDENDEGEHTQEGKITGDAGEAPAEETHELDQNDLDMMMLFGAEGDE; encoded by the coding sequence ATGGCTGTTATAAGGATCAAGAAGCCCAGAGAGCCAAAGCAAGAGGAGGCGGCATTAGAAGACGAGCCCAAATTAAAGAGAATCCGCATAAAGGCTAAGGTCAATAATGATGAGGACGCCACGCCAAAGCCAAAATTGAAGATAAGcctaaagaaaaaaagagacaatATTGAAAgtaaagagaagaaaaattcgTTGAAGCTCAAActgaatttgaagaagaatgaaGATGTAGTTAAAAAGGTCCATAAAACTCCAAAACTACGTCTCAAACCCATTAGAATTCCTGGTGAGGCATACGACTCAGAGRCATCTGACATTGAAGATGACCCCCTGATAGAGACCGGTATAGTATTGAGAATACTCCCGGATATACAATTAGAGTTCGTAAAAAATTCGTTGGAATCCGGTGATTACTCTGGGATAAGTATCAAATGGAAGAATGAAAGACATGCCATTGTGACTATCAACGGTGTAATGTATGGTGCCATTGTAGTAGATTTACCTACAGTGATAGAAGTGAATAAGTCTGTCGATAGAAAGAATCTTTTGAAGACTTTTGATGTGTCACAAATGTTATTATGCGTAAGATCTAtacaaaatgaagaagaggtgTATGCTTTAGAAGCACCAGATACGGAAGACTTAGTGGTTAAGcactttgaagaaattgaggACGAAATCTcggaaaacaaagaagcCTTTGTGAAAGGATACAATGGTGCACCGCTGAGCGATGCAGAGGCAAagcatttgaaaaaaattgctttGAAGAACTATGATTACAAGCATGGGATATCACCACCTCTATACAATGTGCGAAATAGGCGATTCAGGCGGAAAATGGACMCGAATGAAATAGACTATGTAGAGAAAGTGATTGATATGCTCTTGAAGCAAGACAAACAGGCTGAAGAGGTTAGCTACGATCTGGTCGATGAGAGTGAACTACAAACAAAGCAAGAGCGCGTTTCCAGTTGGGAGAATTTCAAAGAGGAGCATGGAGAGCCTTCAGTCGGacccaagaagaaagaagaaataccTACAATCACACCAGTAGCCGCTGAACAGCAAGAGGAAGgggaagaggaagaggacGAGGACCTTGACTTGGGAGCTGCCtttgaaagtgaagaagaagaagaagaaggaaatgtCGCTGACAGAAACAAGAGACAGCAACAGGAAGAAGTCGGTGATGAGGTTGATCAAGACACAGAAggtgaagacgatgaagatgaggaggatgaagaggaagaagatgaaggcGACAATGAAGTAGCAGGAGGAGAGAGCgaatctgaagaagaaaaagatgaaaacagACAGCACACGGAACTTCTTGTTGACGAATTGAACGAACTAGAGACCACACTGGCCCACACAAGACACAAGCTGGGCAAGGCCACGAATCCTCTCTTGAAAAGCAGGTTTATCGACAGCATCAAGAAGCTTGAGAAGGAAGCAGAATTGAAACGCAAGCAACTGCAACAAACCGAAGAGTCTTCCCAGAAGCAGCATCAACAACCTCCTGACACAGAAGTCCCACacaacgaagaagaagacgaggatgaggacgaggacgaagaagaagaagacgaggcagaagaagaagaagatgaagaggatgagaacgaagaagaggatgagAACGACGAAGGGGAACACACGCAAGAGGGCAAGATTACCGGCGATGCCGGTGAGGCTCCAGCAGAAGAAACACACGAGCTTGACCAAAATGACCTCGACATGATGATGCTGTTCGGTGCGGAGGGCGATGAGTAA